In the Vicia villosa cultivar HV-30 ecotype Madison, WI unplaced genomic scaffold, Vvil1.0 ctg.000673F_1_1, whole genome shotgun sequence genome, one interval contains:
- the LOC131630334 gene encoding probable transcriptional regulator SLK2: MAPSRVAGGLAQSSSSSGIFFQGEGQSHNLVNSHLSSSLVNSSNTVPGTGHSNLGPVPGDMNNAILNSVANSAPSVGASSLVTDANSALSGDRHMQRSASINGDSYLRLPASPLSFTSNNISISGSPAMDGSSVVQQNSHQDQNAQQLQQNQQKLQGGSSSMHMPASQTGSSSHQMGAQVAGSFIQDPNSISHLLKKRRLDIKPDDIMQQQVIQQLLQRQDPTQFQGRNPQLQAMFQQQHRLKQQQIFQSLPQAQRMQLIQQQQQQQQQQQQQMQRQQIQQQMMQPSAGVKRPYDGGVGGVCSRRLMQYLYHQRQRPSDNSIAYWRKFVAEYYSPRAKQRWCLALYSNAGHHTAGVLPQATTHAWHCDICGAKSGRRGFEATFDILPRLNVVKFDGGVIDELLFLDLPREIRFASGLMMLEYTKAVQECVYEQLRVVREGQLRIVFTQDLKIFSWDFCVRRHEELLPRKLVAPQVNQLVQVAQKCQSTISESGSDGVSQHDLQSNSNMVLTAGRQLAKSLELQSLNDLGFSKRFVRTLQISEVCNNMKDLIDISSDQDIGAIESLKNYSQFSTASKHQMQKMQEMEQAANAQGLPSDRNTLNKLMALNPGSNNHITNNHNNMGNRGALTGPSQAALAMSSYQNILMRQNSMNSSPSSLHREGSPFNNPNQSPSSASLQGAGAAAIIPGSLQNSPHNSSGGFSNQHISAQQQRQQQHLQQRSLSANNLPQQNHSQGPQGNQSLQQQMIQQLLQDMSNNNGGGVQQQSHSGPNVSGNMAKNNNLGFAGQTPPTTGGGGGSTSGPANNGPVSRSNSFKAASNSDSSAAAGGGSNTGFNQRSSDMPPQNLALQDIASDFANDFADNPFFNSDLDDSMGFNWKT; the protein is encoded by the exons ATGGCACCTTCTCGGGTGGCAGGAGGTTTAGCCCAATCATCATCAAGTTCTGGAATTTTCTTTCAAGGAGAGGGACAGTCGCATAATTTAGTTAACTCTCACTTGAGTTCATCTTTAGTTAACTCGTCTAATACTGTACCTGGAACTGGTCACTCCAACCTTGGTCCAGTTCCCGGGGATATGAATAATGCAATTTTGAACAGTGTTGCAAACTCAGCACCAAGTGTTGGAGCTAGTTCTCTAGTCACGGATGCAAATTCTGCACTCTCGGGTGACCGCCATATGCAAAGAAGTGCAAGCATTAATGGAGACTCGTACTTAAGATTACCTGCCTCGCCTTTGTCATTCACATCGAATAATATTAGTATTTCTGGGTCACCTGCAATGGATGGTTCATCTGTTGTACAGCAGAATTCTCATCAAGATCAGAATGCTCAACAATTGCAGCAGAATCAGCAGAAGCTTCAGGGTGGTTCAAGTTCTATGCATATGCCTGCTTCTCAAACTGGATCGTCTTCGCACCAAATGGGTGCACAAGTGGCAGGATCTTTCATTCAAGATCCAAATAGTATATCTCACTTGCTGAAAAAACGTAGGCTGGATATCAAACCAGATGATATAATGCAACAACAGGTAATACAGCAGCTTCTTCAGAGACAAGACCCCACACAATTCCAAGGACGGAATCCACAGTTACAGGCTATGTTTCAGCAACAGCATAGACTAAAGCAACAACAAATCTTTCAGTCATTGCCCCAGGCCCAGCGGATGCAATTGATACAACAACAGCAGCAACAGCAACAACAGCAGCAGCAACAAATGCAGAGGCAGCAAATACAACAACAAATGATGCAGCCCTCGGCTGGTGTGAAGCGTCCATATGATGGTGGTGTTGGAGGCGTATGTTCCCGTCGATTGATGCAGTACCTCTATCATCAAAGACAGCGACCAAGT GATAATAGTATTGCGTATTGGAGAAAATTCGTGGCTGAATATTATTCTCCTCGTGCAAAGCAACGGTGGTGCTTGGCATTATATAGTAATGCTGGACACCATACTGCTGGTGTTTTACCGCAAGCAACTACA CATGCTTGGCACTGTGACATATGTGGAGCTAAATCTGGAAGAAGGGGATTTG AGGCAACTTTTGATATACTACCCAGACTTAACGTAGTCAAATTTGATGGTGGAGTGATCGATGAACTTTTGTTTTTGGACTTGCCACGCGAAATAAGATTTGCGTCTGGTTTGATGATGTTAGAATATACAAAAGCAGTTCAAGAGTGTGTGTATGAGCAGCTTCGTGTTGTTCGTGAGGGTCAACTTCGTATTGTATTTACTCAAGACCTAAAG ATATTTTCTTGGGATTTCTGTGTAAGACGCCACGAAGAACTTCTTCCTCGAAAGTTAGTTGCCCCACAG GTCAACCAATTAGTTCAGGTGGCTCAAAAATGCCAAAGTACAATTTCTGAAAGTGGGTCAGACGGGGTATCTCAGCATGACTTGCAATCAAACAGCAACAT GGTCCTAACTGCTGGGCGTCAGCTTGCGAAGAGTTTGGAGCTACAATCACTAAATGACTTGGGCTTTTCAAAAAGATTTGTGAGAACCTTACAG ATTTCTGAGGTTTGCAATAACATGAAAGATCTAATTGATATCAGTTCTGATCAAGATATCGGAGCAATTG AGAGTTTGAAAAATTATTCTCAATTTTCAACCGCGTCAAAGCACCAAATGCAAAAGATGCAGGAGATGGAACAGGCAGCAAATGCTCAAGGTCTCCCATCTGATCGAAATACACTTAATAAACTGATGGCATTGAATCCTGGATCAAACAATCATATAACCAATAATCACAACAATATGGGCAATCGTGGTGCTTTGACTGGGCCATCACAAGCTGCTTTGGCAATGTCTAGCTATCAGAATATTCTCATGAGGCAAAACTCGATGAATTCAAGTCCTAGCTCACTTCATCGAGAAGGGTCCCCTTTCAATAACCCAAACCAAAGTCCCTCGTCAGCTTCTTTGCAAGGTGCTGGTGCTGCTGCTATAATCCCCGGCTCTTTGCAGAATTCACCTCACAACAGTAGTGGTGGTTTCTCAAATCAACATATATCCGCACAACAGCAGCGGCAACAACAACACCTTCAACAGCGCTCGTTAAGTGCGAATAATTTACCTCAACAAAATCACTCACAAGGtcctcaaggaaatcaatcactGCAACAGCAGATGATCCAGCAACTACTACAAGATATGTCAAATAACAACGGCGGGGGAGTGCAACAACAGTCTCATAGTGGACCCAATGTAAGTGGGAATATGGCAAAGAATAATAATTTGGGTTTTGCGGGACAAACTCCACCCACAACCGGAGGAGGCGGCGGCTCTACCAGCGGTCCAGCAAATAACGGACCTGTTTCAAGGAGTAATAGCTTCAAAGCAGCTTCAAACAGTGATTCTTCTGCAGCAGCTGGTGGAGGAAGCAACACAGGATTCAACCAGAGATCATCTGACATGCCACCGCAGAATCTTGCATTGCAAGACATAGCTTCCGATTTCGCCAATGATTTTGCTGATAACCCCTTCTTTAACAGTGATCTAGACGATAGCATGGGTTTTAACTGGAAGACATGA
- the LOC131630360 gene encoding uncharacterized protein LOC131630360, with product MAGRMLKWSHELSEFDIQYESRKALKAQALTDFIAEMTSITNSPAPAENKWTIYVDGASSSSGSGAGIILENDEGLIIEVSLVLSFTMSNNQAEYEAFLAGLRLAEDIGAREVKIYTDSQLVASQISDDYQAKSDVLAEYLTLVKDKMKRFAKAEVEHIPREHNSRADVLSKLASTRKKGGNKSVIQEILPRPSIDKDAQPLPVLAIGDDHCWMTPVYNFLTKDELPTDAKEASAIKRRVCSYTIVENKLYRRGFSIPLLKCVDTLQALEILQELHEGISGQHLGGRSLARKSLRAGYYWPTMQQDAKEHVQKCDKYQRHTDMHLAPSNELKSLSSPWPFSTWGMDLLGPFPVGSYQNKYLEVPRVCSQARHKTTLHLG from the exons atggccgggagaatgcttaAGTGGTCCCATGAGCTATCCgaattcgacatacaatacgaaaGCAGGAAGGCACTGAAAGCTCAGGCACTGACAGATTTCATAGCCGAGATGACCTCAATCACTAACTCCCCGGCCCCCGccgagaataagtggaccatctacgtagatggcgcctcaagcagctCGGGAAGCGGGGCAGGCATTATCCTAGAAAACGACGAGGGGCttatcatcgaagtatccttagttTTGTCTTTCACCATGTCGAACAATCAGGCCGAATACGAAGCCTTCCTAGCAGGCCTTCGACTCGCCGAAGATATCGGTGCTCGGGAGGTTAAGATCTACACCGACTCCCAACTCGTCGCGTCCCAAATCAGCGACGATTACCAAGCCAAAAGCGACGTGCTCGCCGAGTATCTCACGCTCgtcaaagataagatgaaaagattCGCAAAGGCAGAAGTCGAGCATATCCCCCGAGAGCACAACTCCCGAGCCGACGTTTTATCCAAACtcgcgagcacgagaaagaaaggcgGAAACAAGTCGGTGATCCAAGAAATCCTACCAAGGCCGAGTATAGACAAGGACGCACAACCCCTACCAGTGCTCGCCATAGGCGACGACCACTGTTGGATGACCCCGGTATACAACTTCCTCACGAAAGACGAACTTCCGACCGACGCGAAAGAAGCTTCAGCGATCAAAAGACGAGTCTGCTCGTACACTATCGTCGAGAACAAACTATACCGGCGAGGCTTCTCCATTCCTCTCCTCAAATGTGTCGACACCTTGCAAGCACTCGAGATACTACAAGAGCTCCACGAGGGGATCAGCGGCCAACACCTCGGAGGCCGATCATTGGCGAGAAAATCCCTCAGGGCAGGGTAttactggccgaccatgcagcaagatGCCAAGGAACACGTCCAAAAATGCGATAAATATCAGCGTCACACCGACATGCACTTAGCTCCCTCTAACGAGCTTAAATCCCTATCATCACCTTGGCCCTTCTCCACTTGGGGAATGGATCTCCTCGGACCATTCCCAGTCGGGTCATACCAAAACAAATATCTG GAAGTTCCAAGAGTTTGTAGCCAAGCTCGGCACAAAACAACACTTCACCTCGGTTGA